The DNA region AAAGCCCGCAGTGGAAGGCGCGGTGCTGTAGCGACGCAAAGAGTTCGTCGAGTTTCTTGAGGTGTGACTGATATTGGGCCTTCATCTTGTCAATAACTTCCATGCAGGCGGCGAACTCGCGCTGGAGTTCCAACGGGGGAACGACTACATGAAAGCGCTCAACAGTAGGAAAGTAGATTGTCCGGTGCGTTGACCCCGCACTTATCGCACGGAGAGGCTCCCTGGAGGCGATGAAGCACGCCATCAGGTATCGCGGAGTCAACTCAGGCCCGCACACCCAGTTCACGAAGTCTTGCGACGTCGCCATCGACATCCCCATCACCGTCACGAATCCCACCGAAGCGGTACGCGAGAAACAGACGGTTCCTTCTGGCAAGACCACCGACGAGGAATTGTCGATTCCATCTTGGGTGACACTCTCACCTGTCGCCTTGATCACCGTACCGTCTGCGCGCCGGATGTCTGTGAGGCTGAGCCAAGGAATACCTCCGCCCCAGTACTCGGGCTTGCGCCGGCTCGGTGTGTGCCCTGTAGCTAGCCGAGCAACAGCACTCAACTTGGCCCTTCGCCATCCTTGCGGAAGCGGTTCTTGCGCAGAGTCCGTGGTCACAGCCGGACGCTGGAGGTACTGACCGAACATGTGGTGAAATATCGAATGGCTCAGCTCACCAAGCCCCGTGAGTGTATCTCGGCGCTTACTACGTAACGCATCGGCGCGGTCGAGGATGTCGGCGATGCGGCGCTGCTCACCAATCAGTGGCAACCTTACGCCCAATGAAAGGAATACTTGATCTGGCAAGGTGCGGCGACGAGCAGTCGTGCCCTGCAACTTCGCCTTGTAATAGGCGAGCGCCACTGGTGAGCGCAGGAAGCGCTCAAGATAACGCTCGTCGACCGTCTCACGACGGCATACATCCCACACGTCGTATGCAGGACTGACGATTGCTTCAGCGTGCAACTTCTGAAACGCAAGCACCCCTTCGTCGATCGGAAAGCCGACGACAAGTTGATCCCCGCGCACCACTTTGTACTGCGCTGTGTTCGCACTCGCGACACGTTTCTTGAACTTCAGATCTTGATTGACCAACCCGTGGTGCATGGTCATCGACAAAATGGGAAGCTGACGCTCACCTGCGCGCACAACAGGTGCCGGAACCAATACGTCTCGCAAAGGAACGACTGGGACGTTCATTTGACCTCCGTCAGAAGAGACGCGAGATCGTTCTGGATGGATTCCTCGTCGGCAACGAGTTCTTTCAGAATCTCCCTCGGAGGACGGAGACACTTCTCTTGCGCGACGGTTTCTCGGTACGCGTTTAGGTTGAGCGCGTAGTCTTTCGCGACAATGTCCGCCATCGCGA from Myxococcus guangdongensis includes:
- a CDS encoding restriction endonuclease subunit S; the encoded protein is MNVPVVPLRDVLVPAPVVRAGERQLPILSMTMHHGLVNQDLKFKKRVASANTAQYKVVRGDQLVVGFPIDEGVLAFQKLHAEAIVSPAYDVWDVCRRETVDERYLERFLRSPVALAYYKAKLQGTTARRRTLPDQVFLSLGVRLPLIGEQRRIADILDRADALRSKRRDTLTGLGELSHSIFHHMFGQYLQRPAVTTDSAQEPLPQGWRRAKLSAVARLATGHTPSRRKPEYWGGGIPWLSLTDIRRADGTVIKATGESVTQDGIDNSSSVVLPEGTVCFSRTASVGFVTVMGMSMATSQDFVNWVCGPELTPRYLMACFIASREPLRAISAGSTHRTIYFPTVERFHVVVPPLELQREFAACMEVIDKMKAQYQSHLKKLDELFASLQHRAFHCGL